Below is a genomic region from Ziziphus jujuba cultivar Dongzao chromosome 7, ASM3175591v1.
CAATTGGCCAGCCACGAAATTTCGTTTTATCACAAAAGGGGAATCTTCTTTGACAAACTCAGCTGTTGTTGCTAGGAATTTTGCTGCTTAAACTTGAACTTGATATTGTGTAACGAAACATTATTATTCTTATACTGTTATCtattatattaaacaaatttttggTCGCTTACCTTGCTAATTtggtttttaaaacattaaattatcattatcttgttaataattataattttttattatttatattaaaaataatttatctaaactaatatttgatagttttttttttttacataacatattatatattagaaaataagATTGATTTACATTAATATTGACTAACATGATATCATATCCACGTGACCAGGAGGTTTTGTGTTTGATGTATAcatggaattttataaatttgtcatttttgcattttttttatatttttttattaaaaaggtaTTTATACACATATGACATATAGATATTTTTCCGGTCCGAATTGAACAAATTATGATACTTCTTGAAGTCCATCTTAGTGTGTGaggtttctttttaaaaatgctCCAGTTCCAAGGCTTTGCATCCACgtgacattttaaaaattaaaaaactagaaAAAGAATACTTAGAAGGTACTCTTTACCTCTTTATTctaaattatatgtttaattaataaagatttaagaatttggtaaaattttatctttaaattaagtatgattttgtaattaaaaaaaatgtatgagTTTAGTAGTGAATTCTTGTTATTAATTTACTAATTATGTAGTTACTTCCACTTTTAGTACAGTTCATTAGTTTATAGTTTATAGTTACAAAATTAACCCTCTAAAAACTtacatttcaaattttaacacttctaaaaaaaatttgactttcGAAGTTACGTTTCACTTCAAGacccataaaaaatatttggtaCTACGTTTTCCtataaaaaaaagcataaagaatatatatatatatatatatatatatatatatgtatatttaatctTTTATCTAGAAGTTTTGAGGATTtcctattaatatataatttatttgtttttaaattgtttcaatGATTGAAATTTAAAGATATACTTAAGTTTGTGTGATTATAGTAAAATGCTAAAATCTtaaagacataaaaaaaaaaaaatttattgagaCTTACATAAATCGtaaatgtatatttaaattttaacctttaaatagatatagaggttgaTAATGAAGATTTTAATGGGTTTTCATTTAAATAGTTCTACTATAAAAgtgtttttatgtttatgtatacaGTTCTCCATCAACTTTATTTAGATCCTAAAATACATGAATAACCATTAGGCCttttgaaggggaaaaaaaataagagagaaatatatttgtaattaataatgttatagataccaaaatattaactaatttgtTTACAAAATAGTACGTATTAAGATATAATTAGTTGACATATTTATacaatctaaatataaataagtaaatttttaaatgatgaatgaattgaaaaaataaatcaattaaatattatcatattatttattatattatttaataaataaaattgatggatattttgatgaatattttgataactgtctgatattattaatttgaaatgtATCAGTTTCCACCGTGAAAAATTGgctttaaagttgaaaaatatgattatgGCTCGAGTCAGAAAGAGGCAAAGAGTCAATCGGGGGTCCATTAGGATGACTGACTAATCTTAATGTTGGAAATCCTGTCAAGCAGACCAATAAAAGTTCATTTCCCACATGGCTTTCATTGGGAAGTGACAGATGAACGTGCAAGGAAATGTCTTAAGTGATAAGGATCATGTCTACATGCAAAgctttgattttgatttgaagtCTTATTTGGAAAATAGCGAGGAAGCTTCAGTTGACAGAAATATTGACAGTCCTAATTAGCGAGACATGCACTTTGTAAAGTTCTACATGCCAGATTGCACTTAATTTGGTCAGTTCAACCCGCCATTATTATGCTAATTGCTTGATTGGGATTTGATTGCTAAATTCTTTTTCACTTTCCACAAAATGGCTTAATTAAGCaagtaatataataatacaacgCATTAACTAGATATTAAAGGGtatcaacttttttctttttaagtattatttgtCTACTTTTATATTGAGGTACAATTTAAAAGATGaagtaaaaattatttgttttgcatTTAGATCCCATTTATCTATACACATGGGCTCTGCTATATTTGTCAACTATCAAAGTACTACATCGGTTGGTAAGAGCATTTGATAGCAGTGCTTGTGCCACAAATTGATCAAACCCAAAAAATCTCCTTTctctttcccccttttttttttttgggtagtacCTTTCTCTTTCTGTTTACTTCTGTGGCGTGTCAAAcatttgtataaattaataCAAGGCTGCCCTTCTTTATAAATCTCTTTCAACGTAGAATAtgaaatgagaaaaataaataaatcccagATTAAAGGAAAGTAGCCTTCCACGTACCATACCATACTAATAAAGCTCACAAGTGAAAggaattttctctttttgtatTGGATgtgaaaattcaaacttgatcgaaattattatccaaaaaaatactGCATTTATTATTGGACTGAAAAGGATCTTAGAAGTTGCTAGTCAGTTCAGGGCCAGCCTTGACCATCTGCTTGGTAGATGGTGAAATGGTGGTTCACAGTTAGTGACATGATGATATATTCCAAGATTTCTCACTGATAGAATGATTTGTGAATGCCAAAGGAGAAAGTTTGAAGcattcaatttgtttttattctctCTTTTAAATATAAAGGTAGCATTAGGGATCCCAAATTAATCCCCAGGTCCACTTATTGATAGTGAGATGATATCATGTGTATGTATAACCGGATGGCtaactttaatttttgcttGAAACATTAggtaagaaaaacaaaaatgaaacttCAGGTAAGGAGTTGAAAATTACCAATGTGAGACACGTATGAACGATGGTGAAATATTGGATGAAAAGTCAGTCCTGTTTATTCACAGATTCCATTGGTGGGGTCCAATCTATAATCAATTGTCATACTTTTCAGTGACCACTCCAAGCATGCACTTTTTGTTAGACGTGGCATAGGTCTCCTCATGTCCTGATTGATGCTTCTCTAGAGCCACAAActcatatatttacatatatatatatatatatatatatatatctaaaattatttaCAGTGCACATACCTATGAATCcatctaaaattaatattttttaaataaaaatatcgattttattgtatattatatatattaaattgatattttcgttaaaaaatattagatttgaATATGGTTCACAAGCAGATTTtttatatcataaaattttactgtatatatatatataaaaatattttatattgcgGATCATCCATATATGAATTCatatcaaaattgatattttttatataaaaatattaattttactgtACATGTATACACTacaaaatattctatatatatgtacacatacacACACCTAAATTATAGGATGCAGACCTCTACACATGCCtttttaacacataaatatttataagataatatattgtttgacactctctttcaaaaaatatattgtttgaaGTATATTATGCTAAAAACGTAtggatatttatattataaaatgagtatatatatatatatatagatgagcTGTTTCAATAGCTTGATGTTTTTGCTCTACTAATTTGATAtaccaactatatatatatataatatatgcgtGTTGACATATACGCAACATATATATTGTTCCATAGACAAAAGGggaaatttttttgacaaattattctAGACATTGACGGGTTCATCCAATATACAGTTTCATCATGATTTTGTTAGAAATGGTTTGTCACTTTTAAAAATGGTCtaagtttattaatttattcaattaaaaataaatatatgtttatcattcataagaaaaatagaaagctcaaatattttgttaattttttattatttatttttatcaaatctcATTTGTATACTCAACCATTCTGTATATATTGGAAATTTCAGATGAAAACATCATGATAGAAAGATATAAGGATCTCTTTTGTATCAGCTATTAGATTGTTTTCAACAGCTcagatttaattattttatgtaataaaaTAGTGGTTAACTTTATTTGTTAGCAAGTGGGATCTTGGCATGGCTCGCCTGTCTTAGTCTTGGGACCCATGCCTCTTTCTTTCTAATTTACAGCTAGCTAAATATTGATGCCAGAAGCTTATCAGACATACATATAATTGATCTACCTAACTTTCCAAAACATCCACATTTATATCATGATAATGTCCTATTCacagtataaatatatataatatatattctctATATGGTTCTTCTGTTTGTCTTGTTAGGCCTCTAAAATTCTTTTTCTCATtagttactatttttttttatattaaaaatagataaatttgaACTTGTATCGCCATATGAGAAAACATTGGATTTTTCCTATCTTTAAGTGTTTTTAATTCCatgtatatttttccttttctaccATCCTCTATATCTGTTCTTAATGATattagttttaataattttttttcacaatgaTCACTGTACTACCgttttatataattatcaaCCATGCCGTTATaatcttttataattaatattattaaatcacttcaaacaaacaaattaattcTTGTAACTTTTGACTTTTGTGTGTTAGTCATGGATTTCATTAGTTTTGGAGCTAAAAATCCTTCTTTcgaatttatccaaaaaaaattattttcaagattcttgcatgtatatattttacCCTAGAATTAACATTAACTAATTAGTGGTATGACACTAAAAATATGGGATTTACACTCCTCTTGACCTTGGGgtatattatcttttttcatttttaatccaTAAAATGAGTCGGTTCATATTATCTAATCGATCTGATAAAGATCggctgaaaataaaataatgtataaatatgtattatatcGAACAAATTGTTAACTAATTAGTtgtttgaatttcaaaaatttttggtTCCGGttgattaattatcaaaatgatCATTCATATTGTTTAATTTGGCAGCTACTTTAaatttgtgtgtgtatgtatatatatatatatatatatatatatataacaagacTTTCGGCTTTTGTTTTTGTCTCTGGACTGGACATTTGAGGCAGTCATAACCTATACGTAGAGAATACTTCTGGAGTTCCAGAAGGAGTATGTGTTCCTCCTCAAATGGGTGGGCTCCACTTATGTAGCAGAAGGGAAACAAGTTACGTCTGTTTTTCACATGTGTACGCATACATGCACAGAGAAAATTGAATGAATGCAAATTCAATTTGGAAGTTTTCTTTGTATGTAAACATGTACAAAGaaaattgaatgaaattttcaaaactttCTTTGTACTTGTTCATGCGCGAAGAAATTTGAATGAATGCATGAATAATTTTCAAAGTTCTTTTTGGTGTACTATTTAGGAAAAGACAACCTTGTTATCCGCCTTTGATTGCTTTTCgcggacatatatatatatatttatattcgtGCCCAaagataattatatatgaattcgTTTGATTTGAGGTTAaagaacaaaaactaaaatcacaggataaatggactcaaataaaataaattagagtaTATAAATTGACcttcatttctttctttatttttatttgactttAAATTGacctttatttctttatttatttttatttaactttttttatttaacattatcacatatatttctaattcaggagaaaaagaaacatgTCTCAAATGTATAACCTTACAGTGTAGATGTAAAAGCTTACTATTTTAGATTAATTTCATGCatttcttttgaaatttaatttaaatacgaatTAATTTAgctgattttaataatattatcaacCTTCTTTAAagttttaacaaattattattttttccccttattGTTTCATTTACATTCTTGAATCAATAGTATCCACGCTCCTTATAATGCTGctaattgtaatttaaaaaattaaattataataacttCACTCaggaatttaaataaaattatatttttctgtttGGAAATACTTCATTTAGAAACCATGAAATTTGCACTAATTTCAATTCAATAAtccagattttaaaaattataacctACTATCCTTAAAAGGGGTATAGATGATATTACTTGGAATAATATTAATGGGATaatagggaagaaaaaaaatataataatttgaaatatgAAAGTAGATAAAATACCATTTTATTTATGTGTGTGTTTAACAATGCTTTTAAACTCATATTTATAGACTTAACAGTATAAAACCACTTGAAATACACATCTAAATTCAGATACAAACCTCTAccatgttatttaaaaaaaaaaaaaaaaaaaaaaggggaaaaggcTTTTAAATTTCTTAACATAACAACATTGCATATCGTTGTGTGCAATGGGTGGGCTGGGCTGGGCTGGGCCAATTCCAAGTGGTTagaaaaagttttctttttttatttcgtCCATTTGTTTTTGCTAATGGGTTTGGTTGGGGTTGCAGAACTTCTTCTCCCACCGGAACGTCAATGGCGTTTGCGCGCGCTTACACTGCTCAGTTAACAATGGCAACGGCACTGATGTGAGTTCTTTTTGCTTTACTCTCTGTATCACAAAACGACAACCATTTCAATGGCGTATTGCTTTACTTCTTTTATGATTACTTTGCAATCTTAGAAAGaacaccttttctttttttattctttcttttcttattagatgTGGGAAATGATTTTATGGCCTAAAAGTATGATAATTTTATGTAGATATGAAATGAGTGTTTGAATCTTCGTGTTTCCTGTATATTTCATATTGCATATTACCTATATATTTGTCATAGAGACCAAAAAAATGTATGCTGCTAATAGTAAAAAGACAAAGTTAGAATTTGAGAGATATACTATTGGTCTTCAAATGAAATTGCTGTTTATATTTGATATCTATTGAAATCAACATTTTGAATATTGAACATTTTActtcctttatttaatttttgctgAAATCtgcattttgaaaatttttcccCTGCTTTCTTTCGGTGTGAGGTTAGGCTTATTGTTATTCAGATGCTAAAAGCTACTCCACTGAACATGAAGGAGGTATCTGGTAGTGCTAACTAAATTCACTTGAAAGATAGTTTCTCATTCATTAATCTCCTTATGAAACTTATTACTCCTAAAGCTTCATTctgtaattttgttttaggtACACTGGGAAAAAGTACTTGTGGTCAAGGAGTACTGCTCACATTCAACGAGTACTTACTACTTTCTTTACACCGTCTTCTTAGTCAACATAAAAGGCCACTGATTGTTGTTAGTTGATGAGGGTCAGCTTGTACTCTTGCTCACCTTTTTCTGTGATCTTTATAAATGCTTGGCCCGTTAAGATAGTAGTTGCAAGGCGAAATTATTGTTAGTTAAGGGCTGAGTTCAATCACGAGCCTTCGTAGAGACAAAAAGGGAGCATAAGTAAGAACTAAATACAAGAATGTTGGAACCTACACTGGAGTTGGCTAATATTTATTGTGAAGTAGTacttggaaatattaagatcATAGAGACAAAGAGTATGAGTTTGTAGTACTTGCTTTACACTGTATTTTAGTCAATCTTCATTCTTTAAGGACTATGGTTTATTGGTATGATGTTGGGGAGCAGGTTATAAGTAGTGTTTGGCAAGGCAGTTGAGTTTTAGAATATCTGAAAGCTTTAGTTAATGTATGGCTGATTTTAGATTCTTTTCTTCCATGATTATCTCTGATAAATGCTtagataaaacaataaaatctgGCATCCTAGGGTTGCTTTCTAAGTTGGGCATATGGAAGACATATATTTTAAGTGAACCCTTGTAATGTATTTGGTACAATGGGATTGTTGGAAAATTGAGAACATGAATAGGTTTGTATAGTTCCataattaattgtataattGATTTTGGATTGAAGTCTGCAACTTCTATGTTTTTGgttggtttttcatttttaagatGTGATAAGtgacaaattatataatatttcatcTTTGACATGCATAATAAACCTTTCATAATATTAAGGAGTGCCCCCCGTAAATCTTGTTTGTTGCCATTCCATGATTGAACTcccatgttttttatttttatttttttccattggaCAAATCTTTGGATCGTGTAATGACTTCCTGGTCTTGCATTATTGAAAATTCTGCAAAGCTTCGAGTGATTCTTCTAGATGTTTGAATTCAGTTGTTTTCTATTACTTGTATAActttgtgaaaatgtttatgTAAATATTTCGTTTTGCTTTTTAACTATTAGTGTTTTATGATGTTGAACTTCCCATTTCTTAGTTCAGTGCTACCACATTTATATAGATAGCTGAAAAGGGTTATCAGTGTTTATTTACTCACGCTTCTTTGTCTTGGGTCCATCAACCAATAGCATTACTAACTTGGcagcaatttatttatttatttttattttttctttcaacagcAATGCCCCACCTTGTAGTTGTTTCTGTATGCACATAATATGTTTAGCTTATCAATGCTATCTGTTCTTCACTTTTCAGTTTTATATTGCTCCAGCACTTGGGAGGATGAGTTACCTTGAAAGGTAAAACTGTAGGCATTCATATTTGAATATTGCTGAtgttcaataaataataaaactttggtgattattcattttttcttaAAGTTATGGCCATGGTCTGGGCTGGAAGCCAAGTAACCAATCTTGTCAGAGCCTTGATTCATGGAATCTGGTTggttcttaaaaataaaacaaaccatTTGATCTTATGTTCTCTCTTCACCACCTCACTTTCTATCCatttataaatgtttatatgcatataaaatgcCCCTTGTGCAGGGCTTGTGCGCCTTTTCTAGACAGAGGATTGTCATCGTTCAcggttaaatttaaatttgagtcTCAGCATCAGgaaacataattattttcatcTGTTTTTGTATTTAAGCCTGTATATATAAATGACACTGGCTTCTTATATGGACTTTCCACAAAAAT
It encodes:
- the LOC125423671 gene encoding uncharacterized protein LOC125423671 isoform X2; this translates as MAFARAYTAQLTMATALMYTGKKYLWSRSTAHIQRFYIAPALGRMSYLERACAPFLDRGLSSFTVKFKFESQHQET